In one Nicotiana tomentosiformis chromosome 6, ASM39032v3, whole genome shotgun sequence genomic region, the following are encoded:
- the LOC104107658 gene encoding pentatricopeptide repeat-containing protein At2g20710, mitochondrial-like, whose product MALNSQEILQIYEWINNSERLYLSPRDVAVRLDLISKAHGLKAAEKYFASTPDILRASCVYGALLNCYADAKSWSKGEGTMQKMRDLKDANLVTYTIMMNLYAKMGNLEKLHLLVQEMEYKGIAGDSSSYNIRLNAYAFVPDVIGMEKL is encoded by the coding sequence ATTTATGAATGGATTAACAACTCTGAGCGTCTTTATCTATCACCTAGAGATGTTGCAGTTCGGCTGGATCTGATATCAAAAGCTCACGGTCTGAAAGCAGCAGAGAAGTATTTCGCTAGCACTCCAGATATTCTGAGAGCTTCTTGTGTGTATGGTGCTCTTTTAAACTGCTATGCCGATGCAAAATCATGGAGTAAAGGGGAAGGAACAATGCAAAAGATGAGGGATTTGAAGGATGCTAATTTAGTGACTTATACTATTATGATGAACCTTTATGCTAAAATGGGAAACCTTGAGAAACTACACTTGTTAGTGCAAGAGATGGAATATAAAGGAATTGCAGGTGATAGTAGCTCCTATAATATCCGCTTAAATGCATATGCATTTGTTCCTGATGTAATAGGGATGGAAAAGCTTTAG